The Lysobacter enzymogenes genome window below encodes:
- a CDS encoding DUF3106 domain-containing protein, with protein MNRHFVRALNPAFAVALALAASAPARALPPELERSLPNLPAPVRARIEANGQRWDGWNQAQRHDFAQRAAQWNQLGAAERGARRERYLAWQALSPEERTQTQAAAARFAALPAEQQQALRAQFDALDRSERRGWLLGPALGADYPALQPLLAQLPAQQHAAMLAALRGLTAPQRKDLAVLVQRTPPQDRERLRAGLLATPAAQRGAWLHDALAR; from the coding sequence ATGAACCGCCACTTCGTCCGCGCCCTCAACCCTGCCTTTGCCGTCGCGCTGGCGCTGGCGGCATCGGCGCCGGCGCGCGCGCTGCCGCCGGAACTCGAGCGCAGCCTGCCGAACCTGCCGGCGCCGGTGCGCGCGCGGATCGAAGCCAACGGCCAGCGCTGGGACGGCTGGAACCAAGCGCAGCGCCACGACTTCGCCCAGCGCGCGGCGCAGTGGAACCAGCTCGGCGCGGCCGAACGCGGCGCGCGCCGCGAGCGCTACCTCGCCTGGCAGGCCCTGAGCCCCGAAGAACGCACGCAGACGCAAGCCGCCGCCGCGCGTTTCGCCGCGCTGCCGGCGGAGCAGCAGCAGGCGCTGCGCGCCCAGTTCGACGCGCTCGACCGCAGCGAACGCCGCGGCTGGCTGCTCGGCCCGGCGCTCGGCGCCGACTACCCGGCGCTGCAGCCGCTGTTGGCGCAGCTGCCGGCGCAGCAACATGCGGCGATGCTGGCCGCGCTGCGCGGCCTGACCGCGCCGCAGCGCAAGGATCTCGCGGTGCTGGTGCAGCGCACCCCGCCGCAGGACCGCGAACGCCTGCGCGCCGGCTTGCTGGCGACGCCGGCGGCGCAGCGCGGCGCCTGGCTGCACGACGCGCTGGCGCGCTAG
- the sppA gene encoding signal peptide peptidase SppA has product MNETLPRRGPLARFFVGVWDTMNFTRRLIFNLVFFGFVLIVFIAMLFGGNTKPFQDRTTLVIAPEGALVEQYSSDPASRALNRALGDKNPEVQLRDIVRALDAAKDDKRIERVVLRLDKLQASGMAGLREVAAAVARVRAAKKEVIAFAEAMDQKQYLIAAQANEVYLDPMGGMMLEGLGRYRLYYRQLLQEKLGVDVHLFRVGEFKSAAEPYILDAASEESKTADLFWMNDLWQRYLGDVAKARKLDPNALNAAIDEMPARLDAVKGDLGKYALGLKLVDGLKTREEVDQILTKRGVADEDADGGFRQIAMDAYLFNLDRLSNPADSRPQVAIVVAEGEISGGEQPPGTVGGVSTAALLREARDDDNVKALVLRVNSPGGEVFASEQIRREIVGLKAAGKPVVVSMGNLAASGGYWISMNADRIYADPSTITGSIGIFGLIPTVPRALEKIGVRSDGVGTTRFAGSYDITRPLTPEVGQIIQTIINKGYADFTGRVAEARKKPVADVDAVARGRVWSGAQAKERGLVDELGGLQAAIDDVAQRAKLGKADAFRVRYVEKATTPFERFFASFAGSGAGAMVLGHSDLARSLLLKAVPQAAADLRFVENATSPTNGSPVKAVAYCFCTL; this is encoded by the coding sequence ATGAACGAAACCCTCCCACGTCGCGGGCCGCTGGCCCGTTTCTTCGTTGGCGTCTGGGACACGATGAACTTCACCCGCCGGTTGATCTTCAACCTGGTGTTCTTCGGGTTCGTACTGATCGTCTTCATCGCGATGCTGTTCGGCGGCAACACCAAGCCGTTCCAGGACCGCACCACCCTGGTGATCGCGCCGGAAGGCGCGCTGGTCGAGCAATACAGCTCCGACCCGGCCTCGCGCGCGCTCAACCGCGCGCTCGGCGACAAGAATCCGGAAGTGCAGCTGCGCGACATCGTGCGCGCGCTCGACGCGGCCAAGGACGACAAGCGCATCGAGCGCGTGGTGCTGCGCCTGGACAAGCTCCAGGCCAGCGGCATGGCCGGCCTGCGCGAAGTCGCCGCCGCGGTCGCGCGGGTGCGCGCGGCCAAGAAGGAAGTCATCGCCTTCGCCGAAGCCATGGACCAGAAGCAGTACCTCATCGCCGCGCAGGCCAACGAGGTCTACCTGGATCCGATGGGCGGGATGATGCTCGAAGGCCTGGGCCGCTACCGCCTGTACTACCGCCAGCTGCTGCAGGAAAAGCTCGGCGTGGACGTGCACCTGTTCCGGGTCGGCGAGTTCAAGTCGGCGGCCGAGCCGTACATCCTCGACGCGGCCTCGGAGGAATCCAAGACCGCCGACCTGTTCTGGATGAACGACCTGTGGCAGCGCTACCTCGGCGACGTGGCCAAGGCGCGCAAGCTCGACCCGAACGCGCTCAACGCGGCGATCGACGAGATGCCGGCGCGGCTGGACGCGGTCAAGGGCGACCTCGGCAAGTACGCGCTCGGCCTGAAGCTGGTGGACGGGCTGAAGACGCGCGAGGAGGTCGATCAGATCCTGACCAAGCGCGGCGTCGCCGACGAGGACGCCGACGGCGGCTTCCGCCAGATCGCGATGGACGCCTACCTGTTCAACCTCGACCGCCTGAGCAACCCGGCCGACAGCCGTCCGCAGGTCGCCATCGTCGTGGCCGAGGGCGAGATCAGCGGCGGCGAGCAGCCGCCGGGCACGGTCGGCGGCGTGTCGACCGCGGCGCTGCTGCGCGAGGCGCGCGACGACGACAACGTCAAGGCGCTGGTGCTGCGGGTCAACTCGCCGGGCGGCGAAGTGTTCGCCTCCGAGCAGATCCGCCGCGAGATCGTCGGCCTCAAGGCCGCCGGCAAGCCGGTGGTGGTGTCGATGGGCAACCTGGCGGCGTCGGGCGGTTACTGGATCTCGATGAACGCCGACCGCATCTACGCCGATCCTTCGACCATCACCGGTTCGATCGGCATCTTCGGCCTGATTCCGACCGTGCCGCGCGCGCTGGAGAAGATCGGCGTGCGTTCCGACGGCGTCGGCACCACCCGCTTCGCCGGTTCCTACGACATCACCCGGCCGCTGACGCCGGAAGTCGGCCAGATCATCCAGACCATCATCAACAAGGGCTATGCCGACTTCACCGGCCGCGTCGCCGAGGCGCGCAAGAAGCCGGTGGCCGACGTCGACGCGGTCGCGCGCGGCCGCGTGTGGAGCGGCGCGCAGGCCAAGGAACGCGGTCTGGTCGACGAACTCGGCGGCCTGCAGGCGGCGATCGACGACGTCGCCCAGCGCGCCAAGCTGGGCAAGGCCGATGCGTTCCGGGTGCGCTACGTGGAGAAGGCGACGACGCCGTTCGAACGCTTCTTCGCCAGCTTCGCCGGCAGCGGCGCCGGCGCGATGGTGCTGGGCCATTCCGACCTCGCCCGCAGCCTGCTGCTCAAGGCCGTGCCGCAGGCGGCCGCGGATCTGCGCTTCGTCGAGAACGCGACTTCGCCGACCAACGGTTCGCCGGTGAAGGCGGTGGCGTACTGCTTCTGCACGCTGTAA
- a CDS encoding DUF4286 family protein, which produces MDAGATIYEVSLDVDAEVRADFLAWLRAHIAEICALPGFLGADLHEVSEPSPAPGRIALCVRYRLRDEEALETYLREHAPRMRGDGMARFGGRFAATRRVMRVLSR; this is translated from the coding sequence ATGGACGCGGGCGCGACGATTTACGAAGTCAGTCTGGATGTCGATGCCGAAGTCCGCGCGGATTTCCTGGCCTGGCTGCGCGCGCATATCGCCGAGATCTGCGCCTTGCCGGGGTTCCTCGGCGCGGACCTGCACGAAGTCAGCGAGCCGTCGCCCGCGCCGGGGCGGATCGCGCTATGCGTGCGCTACCGCCTGCGCGACGAGGAAGCGCTGGAGACGTACCTGCGCGAGCATGCGCCGCGGATGCGCGGCGATGGGATGGCGCGGTTCGGCGGGCGGTTCGCGGCGACGCGGCGGGTGATGCGGGTGTTGTCGCGCTGA
- a CDS encoding MATE family efflux transporter, with amino-acid sequence MSASSPSVSSPGLAREIRTTLVLAAPLVAGHVSTGLIGFVDNTLAGHHSTTTLASVTIGTALWWLPMMVPIGTLLSVPPSVSQLEGAGRRGEIGALFRQALWMALLLSVFLFAFLTLIPHALPAMGIAPTIVPGAREFLHGIRWGVPALTLFFCMRYLSEGLHWTLPTMLLSAGGLLVLLPLGYVLTFGKFGLPDMGAGGLGIASAAMLWVQAIGFFIVLRNAKRFADLRLFERFDKPHWPTIRGLLATGLPIGVTVLMEGSLFIVTALLIGRLGEVPASAHQIAINLSALCFMVPMGLAEATTVRVGHALGRRDYAGVRRAGFAGYAIVLCTQLLSGILLLSANEWLVGFYTSDMAVVSLAASLLLYSAMFQFPDGIQVLSAGALRGLKDTRVPMILAALAYWGVGMPIGAGLGLGLGWGPKGMWIGLIAGLTVAAVLLSSRFLRSSQPERLAERMARERPHEVDPHETGCT; translated from the coding sequence ATGTCTGCGTCGTCCCCCTCCGTTTCGAGCCCCGGCCTGGCCCGGGAAATCCGCACTACTCTCGTCCTGGCCGCGCCGCTGGTCGCCGGCCACGTCTCCACCGGCCTGATCGGCTTCGTCGACAACACCCTGGCCGGCCACCACAGCACCACCACGTTGGCGTCGGTGACCATCGGCACCGCGTTGTGGTGGCTGCCGATGATGGTTCCGATCGGCACCCTGCTGTCGGTGCCGCCGTCGGTGTCGCAGCTCGAAGGCGCCGGCCGCCGCGGCGAAATCGGCGCGCTGTTCCGCCAGGCGCTGTGGATGGCGCTGTTGCTGAGCGTGTTCCTGTTCGCGTTCCTGACCCTGATCCCGCACGCGCTGCCGGCGATGGGCATCGCCCCGACCATCGTTCCGGGCGCGCGCGAGTTCCTGCACGGCATCCGCTGGGGCGTGCCCGCGCTGACCCTGTTCTTCTGCATGCGCTACCTCAGCGAAGGCCTGCACTGGACTCTGCCGACCATGCTGCTCAGCGCCGGCGGCCTGCTGGTGCTGCTGCCGCTGGGCTATGTGCTGACCTTCGGCAAGTTCGGCCTGCCGGACATGGGCGCCGGCGGCCTCGGCATCGCCTCGGCGGCGATGCTGTGGGTGCAGGCGATCGGCTTCTTCATCGTGCTGCGCAACGCCAAGCGTTTCGCCGACCTGCGCCTGTTCGAGCGTTTCGACAAGCCGCATTGGCCGACCATCCGCGGCCTGCTCGCGACCGGTTTGCCGATCGGCGTGACCGTGCTGATGGAAGGCAGCTTGTTCATCGTCACCGCGCTGCTGATCGGGCGCCTGGGCGAAGTGCCGGCCTCGGCGCACCAGATCGCGATCAATCTGTCGGCGCTGTGCTTCATGGTGCCGATGGGGCTGGCCGAGGCGACCACGGTGCGGGTCGGCCACGCGCTCGGCCGGCGCGACTACGCCGGCGTGCGCCGCGCCGGTTTCGCCGGCTACGCCATCGTCCTGTGCACCCAGTTGCTCTCCGGCATCCTGCTGCTGAGCGCGAACGAGTGGCTGGTCGGCTTCTACACCAGCGACATGGCGGTGGTGTCGCTGGCCGCCTCGCTGCTGCTGTATTCGGCGATGTTCCAGTTCCCCGACGGCATCCAGGTGCTGTCGGCCGGCGCCTTGCGCGGGCTCAAGGACACCCGCGTGCCGATGATCCTGGCGGCGCTGGCGTACTGGGGCGTGGGCATGCCGATCGGCGCCGGCCTCGGCCTGGGCCTGGGCTGGGGCCCGAAGGGCATGTGGATCGGCCTGATCGCCGGCCTGACCGTCGCCGCGGTGCTGCTGAGCAGCCGCTTCCTGCGTTCCAGCCAGCCCGAGCGGCTGGCCGAGCGGATGGCGCGGGAACGGCCGCACGAAGTCGACCCGCACGAGACCGGCTGCACCTGA
- a CDS encoding DUF4124 domain-containing protein, producing the protein MRFVPLRRLRIAAFVAGACLLASGAGLAADAPARPAGDVLIYRCTDDQGRLSLRDTPCAAGQRQQTVSMARPVDPPPRPLEAAPAPAQPARAGNPPPQYLVVRTPQPMYDCVRPDGSRYVSDNGDGNPRMMPVVDVGVPYYEGTSLGRRIGAPTPRLGDPAGRIDTGVRVADSSTRIAIGGRHGHVSYSSNSGYVVPGGYYGYAGYYNQLVRDECHRLPQQEVCARLRDQRWQGDRRYNSALQSERNAITAEQRGIDARLNEDCGAY; encoded by the coding sequence ATGCGCTTCGTCCCGCTCCGTCGTCTCCGCATCGCCGCCTTTGTCGCCGGCGCGTGCCTGCTCGCGAGCGGTGCGGGCCTGGCCGCCGACGCGCCGGCCAGGCCCGCTGGCGACGTGCTGATCTACCGCTGCACCGACGACCAGGGCCGGCTGAGCCTGCGCGACACGCCCTGCGCCGCCGGCCAGCGCCAGCAGACGGTCAGCATGGCGCGGCCGGTGGATCCGCCGCCGCGTCCGCTCGAAGCCGCGCCGGCGCCGGCGCAGCCCGCGCGCGCCGGCAACCCGCCGCCGCAGTACCTGGTGGTGCGCACGCCGCAGCCGATGTACGACTGCGTGCGCCCCGACGGCAGCCGCTACGTCAGCGACAACGGCGACGGCAACCCGCGCATGATGCCGGTCGTCGACGTCGGCGTTCCGTATTACGAAGGCACCTCGCTCGGCCGCCGCATCGGCGCGCCGACGCCGCGCCTGGGCGATCCGGCCGGGCGCATCGACACCGGCGTGCGCGTGGCCGACTCGTCGACCCGCATCGCCATCGGCGGCCGCCACGGCCACGTCTCGTATTCCAGCAACAGCGGCTACGTCGTCCCCGGCGGCTATTACGGCTACGCGGGCTACTACAACCAACTGGTGCGCGACGAATGCCATCGGCTGCCGCAGCAGGAAGTGTGCGCGCGGCTGCGCGACCAGCGCTGGCAAGGCGACCGCCGCTACAACAGCGCCTTGCAGAGCGAGCGCAACGCGATCACCGCCGAACAGCGCGGCATCGACGCGCGCCTCAACGAAGATTGCGGAGCTTACTGA
- a CDS encoding DUF3667 domain-containing protein yields MSASTEARAAASDGHGHDGHPSHCENCQAELHGHYCHACGQSVHNPVRNLGHALEEVFESFWHLDGRVFRTLRDLLSPGKVAREYLAGRRVRYIPPLRLFVIVSVVTFFVAQFAIHVESNTHFDIDTAQRTTVRLGNVKKQMRAAESVAEVEELRARIVGELRTAAAAAPVARDTIEASIVSVERQADKRIEALRALQGLDAQQVAEQRAEGERLAAKPREGSLEAAANLAELERLRDARIAAVQAQRDAASAQTRQSSDYAGLIRQANHAAGCRAAELQVAHAGRSEGAELRAADRQRYGEVECDDDDGPLSFNGRPWDPKTNPLKVEWWPQFANDWLNRQVGKGEANFQRASKDPALYIHALIGAIPSALFLMVPIFALLLKIAYVGSGRGYLEHLVVALYSHIYLCLALLAMFVLMLLGDAIAPHWAGFVWLKGLGIGLLWTWMPIYLLLMEKRVYGNGWPLTLLRYTLIGCAYFFLLSLATAALMTAAIVRM; encoded by the coding sequence ATGAGCGCATCCACTGAAGCCAGGGCGGCTGCGTCGGACGGCCACGGCCACGACGGGCATCCCAGCCACTGCGAAAACTGCCAGGCCGAGCTGCACGGCCATTACTGCCACGCCTGCGGCCAATCGGTGCACAACCCGGTGCGCAACCTCGGCCACGCGCTGGAGGAAGTGTTCGAGTCGTTCTGGCACCTCGACGGCCGCGTGTTCCGCACTTTGCGCGATCTGCTGTCTCCGGGCAAAGTCGCCCGCGAATACCTGGCCGGCCGGCGCGTGCGCTACATCCCGCCGCTGCGGCTGTTCGTGATCGTGTCGGTGGTGACCTTCTTCGTCGCCCAGTTCGCGATCCACGTCGAGAGCAACACCCACTTCGACATCGACACCGCGCAGCGCACCACCGTGCGCCTGGGCAACGTCAAGAAGCAGATGCGCGCCGCCGAAAGCGTCGCCGAGGTCGAGGAACTGCGCGCGCGCATCGTCGGCGAGCTGCGCACCGCCGCCGCGGCCGCGCCGGTGGCGCGCGACACCATCGAGGCGTCGATCGTCTCGGTCGAGCGCCAGGCCGACAAGCGCATCGAAGCCTTGCGCGCGTTGCAGGGGCTGGACGCGCAGCAGGTCGCCGAGCAGCGCGCCGAAGGCGAGCGCCTGGCCGCCAAGCCGCGCGAGGGCTCGCTGGAAGCGGCCGCGAACCTGGCCGAGCTCGAACGCCTGCGCGATGCGCGCATCGCCGCGGTCCAGGCGCAGCGCGACGCCGCCTCGGCGCAGACGCGTCAGTCCTCCGACTACGCCGGGCTGATCCGCCAGGCCAATCACGCCGCCGGCTGCCGCGCCGCCGAGTTGCAGGTCGCCCACGCCGGCCGCAGCGAAGGCGCCGAGCTGCGCGCGGCCGACCGCCAGCGCTACGGCGAGGTCGAATGCGACGACGACGACGGCCCGCTGTCGTTCAACGGCCGGCCCTGGGATCCCAAGACCAATCCGCTCAAGGTCGAGTGGTGGCCGCAGTTCGCCAACGACTGGCTCAACCGCCAGGTCGGCAAGGGCGAGGCCAACTTCCAGCGCGCCAGCAAGGATCCGGCGTTGTACATCCACGCCCTGATCGGCGCGATTCCGTCGGCGCTGTTCCTGATGGTGCCGATCTTCGCCTTGCTGCTGAAGATCGCCTACGTCGGCTCCGGCCGCGGCTACCTCGAGCATCTGGTGGTGGCGTTGTACAGCCACATCTACCTGTGCCTGGCGCTGTTGGCGATGTTCGTGCTGATGCTGCTCGGCGACGCGATCGCGCCGCACTGGGCCGGCTTCGTCTGGCTCAAGGGCCTGGGCATCGGCCTGTTGTGGACGTGGATGCCGATCTATCTGCTGCTGATGGAAAAGCGCGTCTACGGCAACGGCTGGCCGTTGACGCTGCTGCGCTACACCCTGATCGGCTGCGCGTATTTCTTCCTGTTGAGCCTGGCGACCGCGGCGCTGATGACCGCGGCGATCGTGCGGATGTGA
- a CDS encoding Sua5/YciO/YrdC/YwlC family protein yields MPAPSLSIEQSAAALARGGVLVYPTEAVWGIGCDPFDQDAVLRLLAIKQRPVDKGVILIAASLEQLDALVDWDALPPERAQAVRASWPGPHTWAVPATAAVPAWISGAHRSVAVRVSAHAQASALCRAHGGPLVSTSANLAGQPPAFRRDQLDRAVLALADGVCEGETGGLDAPTPIRVALTGEVLRG; encoded by the coding sequence ATGCCCGCTCCGTCCCTGAGCATCGAACAATCCGCCGCGGCGCTCGCCCGCGGCGGCGTGCTGGTGTATCCGACCGAAGCGGTGTGGGGCATCGGCTGCGATCCGTTCGACCAGGACGCGGTGCTGCGGCTGCTGGCGATCAAGCAGCGGCCGGTCGACAAGGGCGTGATCCTGATCGCCGCGTCGCTGGAGCAACTCGACGCGCTGGTCGACTGGGACGCGCTGCCGCCCGAACGCGCGCAGGCGGTGCGCGCGAGCTGGCCCGGCCCGCACACCTGGGCGGTGCCGGCGACCGCGGCGGTGCCGGCGTGGATCAGCGGCGCGCACCGCAGCGTCGCCGTGCGGGTCAGCGCGCACGCGCAGGCCAGCGCGCTGTGCCGCGCGCACGGCGGGCCGCTGGTGTCGACCAGCGCCAACCTCGCCGGGCAACCGCCGGCGTTCCGCCGCGACCAACTCGACCGCGCCGTGCTGGCCCTGGCCGACGGCGTCTGCGAAGGCGAAACCGGCGGACTGGACGCGCCGACGCCGATCCGGGTCGCGCTGACCGGCGAAGTGCTGCGCGGCTGA
- a CDS encoding EamA family transporter — protein MSSLPAWSIWALLSAVFAALTAVLAKVGVAGISADYATLVRSLVILLVLALLVPLTGQWVDPRSLPARSLLFLVLSGLATGASWLCYYRALQLGEVAQVAPVDKLSVVLAALFAVAFLGERPSPREWLGLLLVGGGVAVLVWRR, from the coding sequence ATGTCCTCCCTTCCGGCCTGGTCGATCTGGGCCCTGCTTTCGGCCGTCTTCGCCGCACTGACCGCGGTGTTGGCCAAGGTCGGCGTCGCCGGCATCTCCGCCGACTATGCGACGCTGGTGCGCAGCCTCGTCATCCTGCTGGTGCTGGCGCTGCTGGTGCCGCTGACCGGGCAGTGGGTCGATCCGCGCAGCCTGCCGGCGCGCTCGCTGCTGTTCCTGGTGCTGTCGGGGCTGGCGACCGGCGCCTCGTGGCTGTGCTACTACCGCGCCCTGCAGCTCGGCGAGGTCGCCCAGGTGGCGCCGGTCGACAAGCTCAGCGTGGTGCTGGCGGCGCTGTTCGCGGTGGCCTTTCTCGGCGAACGGCCGTCGCCGCGCGAATGGCTGGGCCTGCTGCTGGTCGGCGGCGGCGTCGCGGTGCTGGTCTGGCGGCGCTGA
- a CDS encoding lytic polysaccharide monooxygenase: MTRIQRCTLLSAAVALCAAALPASTAFAHGSFVNPQSRIYKCYLGNKENPSDPACRAAWAVAGSQLFYDWNGINQANANSNHQAVVPDGKLCSGNNPTFRGLDIVRSDWQTTTVRSGSSYTFTFYATAPHATKDWTFYVTRQGWNPNTALRWGDLQQFCKTGSIPLSAGNNYHITCTLPARSGRHVIYNTWQRSDSTEAFYTCMDVNFNSSVADAKSPWREAGPLNVVNDYPAGTAVTLRVFNPDGSDAEKIETVLRAGETSTAQWPQRVAEQVNARAKFARIGQQRGGQVQAQSGTDNRVYLSGNRSYAFDVRLPESAKPAVDHAHHGH, encoded by the coding sequence ATGACCCGCATCCAACGCTGCACCCTGCTGTCCGCCGCCGTCGCCCTGTGCGCGGCCGCGCTGCCTGCCTCCACCGCATTCGCCCACGGCTCGTTCGTCAATCCGCAGAGCCGCATCTACAAGTGTTATCTGGGCAACAAGGAGAATCCCTCCGACCCGGCCTGCCGCGCCGCCTGGGCCGTGGCCGGCTCGCAGCTGTTCTACGACTGGAACGGCATCAACCAGGCCAACGCCAACAGCAACCATCAGGCCGTGGTGCCCGACGGCAAGCTGTGCAGCGGCAACAACCCGACCTTCCGCGGCCTCGACATCGTGCGCAGCGATTGGCAGACCACCACCGTGCGCTCGGGCAGCAGCTACACCTTCACCTTCTACGCCACCGCGCCGCACGCGACCAAGGACTGGACGTTCTACGTGACCCGGCAGGGCTGGAACCCGAACACCGCGCTGCGCTGGGGCGACCTGCAGCAGTTCTGCAAGACCGGCTCGATCCCGCTGTCGGCCGGCAACAACTACCACATCACCTGCACCCTGCCGGCGCGCAGCGGCCGCCACGTGATCTACAACACCTGGCAGCGCTCGGATTCGACCGAGGCGTTCTATACCTGCATGGACGTCAACTTCAACAGCTCGGTCGCCGACGCCAAGTCGCCGTGGCGCGAGGCCGGTCCGCTCAACGTGGTCAACGATTATCCGGCCGGCACCGCGGTGACCCTGCGCGTGTTCAATCCCGACGGCAGCGACGCGGAGAAGATCGAAACCGTGCTGCGCGCCGGCGAGACCTCGACCGCGCAATGGCCGCAACGCGTCGCCGAACAAGTCAACGCGCGCGCCAAGTTCGCCCGCATCGGCCAGCAGCGCGGCGGCCAGGTGCAGGCGCAGTCGGGCACCGACAACCGCGTGTACCTCAGCGGCAATCGCTCCTACGCGTTCGACGTGCGCTTGCCCGAATCGGCCAAGCCCGCGGTCGATCACGCCCACCACGGCCACTGA
- a CDS encoding DUF4124 domain-containing protein, with amino-acid sequence MRVWGLWALLLAAGGAQAQGKVVIYRCTDAIGQLTVQNNTPCPKGSTQEKRVIEDAPVSSAPPTVITGPGQYSSPAPAAPPMHPPVSSQLPQVARPPQAQPPATAPAPLPKSSIADADRLPPPALFECRTYDNGRYLNDDGKPPQRCAPLQTTGLGSVGSGAGVACQMVDDQCQRIPDERLCESWKQRLREAESALRFGRADGRDASAAEYARIQRIVVESTCGK; translated from the coding sequence ATGCGCGTGTGGGGTTTGTGGGCGTTGTTGCTGGCCGCCGGCGGCGCGCAGGCTCAGGGCAAGGTGGTGATCTATCGCTGCACCGACGCGATCGGCCAGCTCACCGTACAGAACAACACGCCCTGCCCCAAGGGCAGCACCCAGGAAAAACGCGTCATCGAGGACGCGCCGGTGTCGTCGGCGCCGCCGACGGTGATCACCGGGCCGGGCCAGTATTCCTCGCCCGCGCCCGCTGCGCCGCCGATGCATCCGCCGGTGTCGTCGCAGCTGCCGCAAGTGGCGCGCCCGCCGCAGGCGCAGCCGCCGGCGACCGCGCCCGCGCCGCTGCCGAAGTCGTCGATCGCCGACGCCGACCGGCTGCCGCCGCCGGCGCTGTTCGAATGCCGCACCTACGACAACGGCCGCTACCTCAACGACGACGGCAAGCCGCCGCAGCGCTGCGCGCCGTTGCAGACCACGGGCCTGGGCAGCGTCGGCAGCGGCGCCGGCGTGGCCTGCCAGATGGTCGACGACCAATGCCAGCGCATCCCCGACGAACGCCTGTGCGAGAGCTGGAAACAGCGCCTGCGCGAAGCCGAGTCGGCGCTGCGCTTCGGCCGCGCCGACGGGCGCGACGCTTCGGCCGCGGAGTATGCGCGGATCCAGCGGATCGTCGTCGAGAGCACCTGCGGCAAGTGA
- a CDS encoding SDR family oxidoreductase, which produces MDPKRWRLDGQIALVTGGSAGIGRAIARELLGFGADVLLAARDAAALESARAELIEDFPDREVQGFVADVADDEQRRELLDWVEDFGEGLHILVNNAGGNLSKPTNDYTEDEWRQVFEINLFSAFELSRYAHALLTRHAASCIVNVGSVSGTTAVRTGSPYGMSKAAMHQMTRNLAVEWAEDGIRVNAVAPWYIRTRRTSDKLADPDYLDEVLLRTPAGRIGEPEEVAAAVAFLCLPAAGYITGECIAVDGGFLRYGF; this is translated from the coding sequence ATGGACCCCAAACGTTGGCGATTGGACGGGCAGATCGCCCTGGTCACCGGCGGCAGTGCCGGCATCGGCCGGGCGATCGCGCGCGAGCTGCTGGGCTTCGGCGCCGACGTGCTGCTGGCCGCGCGCGACGCGGCCGCGCTGGAGTCGGCGCGCGCCGAGCTGATCGAAGACTTCCCCGACCGCGAAGTGCAGGGCTTCGTCGCCGACGTCGCCGACGACGAGCAACGGCGCGAGCTGCTGGACTGGGTCGAGGACTTCGGCGAAGGCCTGCACATCCTGGTCAACAACGCCGGCGGCAACCTCAGCAAGCCGACCAACGACTACACCGAGGACGAGTGGCGGCAGGTGTTCGAGATCAACCTGTTCTCCGCGTTCGAACTCTCGCGCTACGCGCATGCGCTGCTGACCCGCCACGCCGCCTCGTGCATCGTCAACGTCGGCAGCGTGTCCGGCACGACCGCGGTGCGCACCGGCTCGCCGTACGGCATGAGCAAGGCGGCGATGCACCAGATGACCCGCAACCTGGCGGTGGAGTGGGCCGAGGACGGCATCCGCGTCAACGCGGTGGCGCCGTGGTACATCCGCACCCGCCGCACCTCCGACAAGCTGGCCGATCCGGACTACCTCGACGAAGTGCTGCTGCGCACCCCGGCCGGGCGCATCGGCGAGCCGGAGGAAGTCGCCGCGGCGGTCGCGTTCCTGTGCCTGCCGGCGGCGGGCTACATCACCGGCGAATGCATCGCGGTCGACGGCGGGTTCTTGCGTTACGGGTTTTGA